The following proteins are co-located in the Mus caroli chromosome 7, CAROLI_EIJ_v1.1, whole genome shotgun sequence genome:
- the Ttc9b gene encoding tetratricopeptide repeat protein 9B, which translates to MQRGALSPVLMLSAAPEPPPRPPPALSPPGPGSAPRHGSARSGPAPEPSGGLAAALDSSLRAAVAFKAEGQRCYREKKFREAIGKYHRALLQLKAAQGARPGGLPTPSPGPTTSPGPARLSEEQRRLVENTEVECYDSLTACLLQSELVNYERVREYCLKVLEKQQGNFKATYRAGIAFYHLGDYARALRYLQEARSREPTDTNVLRYIQLTQLKMNRCSLQREDSDGGTGGPARNVVG; encoded by the exons ATGCAGCGCGGCGCGCTGTCCCCGGTGCTGATGCTCAGCGCTGCCCCGGAGCCTCCACCGCGCCCGCCTCCCGCCCTTTCCCCGCCGGGCCCCGGCTCAGCGCCTCGCCATGGCTCTGCTCGGTCGGGTCCTGCCCCAGAGCCGTCTGGGGGCCTGGCTGCGGCGCTCGACAGCAGCCTGCGGGCTGCCGTGGCGTTCAAGGCGGAGGGTCAGCGTTGCTACCGAGAGAAGAAGTTCCGAGAAGCCATTGGCAAGTACCACCGGGCACTGCTGCAGCTGAAGGCGGCTCAAGGGGCCCGCCCTGGCGGTCTGCCCACCCCCTCCCCGGGACCCACCACCAGCCCGGGGCCCGCCCGCCTCAGCGAGGAGCAGCGGCGCCTGGTGGAGAACACAGAGGTTGAATGTTACGACTCCCTCACTG CTTGCCTCCTGCAGTCAGAGCTGGTGAACTATGAGCGGGTGCGTGAGTACTGTCTCAAGGTGCTGGAGAAACAGCAGGGCAACTTCAAGGCCACCTATCGTGCCGGCATTGCCTTCTACCACTTGGGTGATTATGCACGTGCGCTGCGCTACCTACAGGAGGCCCGCAGCCGAGAGCCCACAG ACACCAATGTTCTCCGCTACATCCAGCTGACTCAGCTGAAGATGAACCGTTGCAGCCTCCAGAGGGAAGACAGTGATGGTGGCACTGGAGGCCCAGCTCGGAATGTCGTGGGCTGA
- the Map3k10 gene encoding mitogen-activated protein kinase kinase kinase 10, with protein sequence MEEEEGAAAREWGATPAGPVWTAVFDYEAVGDEELTLRRGDRVQVLSQDCAVSGDEGWWTGQLPSGRVGVFPSNYVAPAAPAAPTDLQLPQEIPFHELQLEEIIGVGGFGKVYRAVWRGEEVAVKAARLDPERDPAVTAEQVRQEARLFGALQHPNIIALRGACLSPPNLCLVMEYARGGALSRVLAGRRVPPHVLVNWAVQVARGMNYLHNDAPVPIIHRDLKSINILILEAIENHNLADTVLKITDFGLAREWHKTTKMSAAGTYAWMAPEVIRLSLFSKSSDVWSFGVLLWELLTGEVPYREIDALAVAYGVAMNKLTLPIPSTCPEPFARLLEECWDPDPHGRPDFGSILKQLEVIEQSALFQMPLESFHSLQEDWKLEIQQMFDDLRTKEKELRSREEELLRAAQEQRFQEEQLRRREQELAEREMDIVERELHLLMSQLSQEKPRVRKRKGNFKRSRLLKLREGSSHISLPSGFEHKITVQASPTLDKRKGSDGASPPASPSIIPRLRAIRLTPMDCGGGSSSGTWSRSGPPKKEELVGGKKKGRTWGPSSTLQKERAGGEERLKALGEGSKQWSSSAPNLGKSPKHTPMAPGFASLNEMEEFAEADEDNNVPPSPYSTPSYLKVPLPAEPSPCVQTPWEPPAATPSRPGHGARRRCDLALLSCATLLSAVGLGADVAEARAGDGEEQRRWLDSLFFPRPGRFPRGLSPTGRPGGRREDTAPGLGLAPSATLVSLSSVSDCNSTRSLLRSDSDEAGPAAPSPPPSPLAPSPSTNPLVDVELESFKKDPRQSLTPTHVTAAHAVSRGHRRTPSDGALRQREPLELTNHGPRDPLDFPRLPDPQALFPIRRRPLEFPGRPTTLTFAPRPRPAASRPRLDPWKLVSFGRTLSISPPSRPDTPESPGPPSVQPTLLDMDMEGQSQDNTVPLCGVYGSH encoded by the exons atggaggaggaggagggggcggCGGCCAGAGAGTGGGGCGCTACCCCCGCGGGGCCAGTGTGGACCGCCGTGTTCGACTACGAGGCAGTGGGCGACGAGGAGCTGACCCTGCGGAGAGGCGACCGCGTCCAGGTGCTTTCCCAGGACTGTGCGGTGTCTGGAGATGAGGGCTGGTGGACAGGGCAGCTGCCCAGCGGCCGTGTGGGCGTCTTCCCCAGCAACTACGTGGCCCCCGCTGCACCCGCCGCACCCACAGATCTCCAGCTGCCACAGGAGATCCCCTTCCACGAGCTGCAGCTAGAGGAGATCATCGGTGTCGGGGGCTTTGGCAAAGTCTATCGCGCCGTATGGCGTGGAGAGGAAGTAGCGGTCAAGGCCGCTCGGCTGGACCCTGAACGGGACCCGGCAGTGACAGCGGAGCAGGTCCGCCAGGAGGCCCGGCTCTTTGGAGCCTTGCAGCACCCCAACATCATTGCCCTGCGGGGCGcctgcctcagccccccaaaCCTCTGCCTGGTGATGGAATATGCTCGGGGAGGTGCATTGAGCAGGGTACTGGCAGGTCGCCGGGTCCCCCCTCATGTGCTGGTCAACTGGGCTGTGCAGGTGGCTCGGGGCATGAACTATCTACACAATGATGCCCCTGTGCCCATCATTCACCGGGACCTCAAGTCCATCAACA TCCTAATCCTGGAGGCCATTGAGAACCACAACCTCGCTGACACGGTGCTCAAGATCACAGACTTCGGCCTTGCCCGAGAGTGGCACAAGACGACCAAAATGAGTGCAGCGGGGACCTACGCCTGGATGGCTCCTGAGGTTATCCGCCTGTCCCTCTTCTCCAAAAGCAGCGACGTCTGGAG CTTCGGGGTTCTTCTTTGGGAACTGCTGACCGGGGAGGTCCCCTACCGAGAGATCGACGCCTTGGCCGTGGCTTACGGTGTGGCTATGAACAAGCTGACGCTACCCATCCCCTCCACGTGCCCCGAGCCCTTTGCCCGCCTACTGGAGG agtgctgggacccAGACCCTCATGGGCGACCAGATTTTGGCAGCATTCTGAAGCAGCTGGAGGTCATCGAGCAGTCAGCCCTGTTCCAGATGCCACTGGAGTCCTTCCACTCCCTGCAGGAAGACTGGAAGCTGGAGATTCAGCAGATGTTTGATGACCTTCGGACCAAGGAGAAG GAGTTGCGTAGCCGGGAAGAGGAGCTATTGCGGGCCGCACAGGAGCAACGTTTTCAGGAAGAGCAGCTGCGGCGACGGGAGCAGgagctggcagagagagagatggacatCGTAGAACGTGAGCTGCACCTGCTCATGAGCCAGCTGAGCCAGGAGAAGCCCAGGGTCCGCAAACGCAAGGGCAACTTCAAGCGCAGCCGCTTGCTCAAGCTACGGGAAGGAAGCAGCCACATCAGCCTGCCCTCTG gaTTTGAACATAAGATCACTGTCCAGGCCTCCCCAACCCTGGACAAGAGGAAAGGATCCGATGGGGCCAGCCCTcctgccagccccagcatcaTTCCCCGGTTGAGGGCCATTCGAT TGACTCCCATGGACTGTGGTGGCGGCAGTAGTAGCGGAACATGGAGCCGCAGTGGGCCACCAAAGAAGGAAGAACTGGTTGGGGGCAAGAAGAAAGGCAGGACATGGGGCCCCAGTTCCACTTTGCAGAAGGAGCGagctggaggagaggagag GCTTAAGGCGCTGGGGGAAGGAAGCAAACAGTGGTCCTCGAGCGCCCCCAACCTGGGCAAATCCCCTAAGCACACCCCCATGGCCCCGGGCTTTGCCAGCCTCAACGAGATGG AAGAATTTGCGGAGGCAGATGAAGACAACAATGTGCCCCCTTCTCCCTACTCCACCCCGTCCTACCTCAAGGTGCCTCTGCCCGCCGAGCCCTCTCCCTGTGTTCAGACGCCTTGGGAGCCGCCGGCTGCCACCCCTTCCCGGCCAGGACACGGAGCTCGTAGGCGCTGCGACCTGGCGCTGCTAAGCTGTGCCACGCTGCTGAGTGCGGTTGGCCTGGGCGCCGACGTGGCCGAGGCACGGGCCGGGGACGGTGAGGAGCAGCGGCGCTGGCTGGACAGTCTCTTCTTCCCGCGCCCCGGCCGCTTCCCTCGCGGTCTCAGCCCAACCGGGCGCCCCGGAGGTCGCCGCGAAGACACAGCCCCAGGCTTGGGTCTGGCACCCTCGGCCACCCTGGTGTCATTATCCTCTGTATCGGATTGTAACTCTACGCGCTCTTTGCTGCGTTCTGACAGTGACGAGGCTGGCCCCGCCGCCCCCTCCCCGCCGCCCTCTCCGCTCGCGCCCTCACCCAGCACCAATCCTCTCGTGGACGTGGAGTTGGAGAGCTTCAAGAAGGACCCCCGGCAGTCGCTCACGCCCACCCACGTCACTGCCGCCCACGCTGTGAGCCGTGGACACAGGCGGACGCCATCAGATGGGGCTTTGAGACAGCGGGAGCCTCTGGAGCTCACCAACCACG GTCCTCGAGACCCCCTGGACTTCCCTCGACTGCCCGACCCCCAGGCCCTGTTCCCCATCCGACGCCGGCCCCTGGAGTTCCCTGGCCGCCCCACTACCCTCACTTTTGCCCCAAGACCCCGGCCAGCTGCCAGCCGCCCCCGTCTGGACCCCTGGAAACTGGTCTCCTTTGGCCGGACACTCAGCATCTCGCCTCCAAGCAGGCCAGACACTCCAGAGAGCCCTGGGCCCCCCAGCGTGCAACCCACGTTGCTGGACATGGACATGGAGGGCCAGAGCCAGGACAATACAGTGCCCCTATGTGGGGTCTATGGCTCTCACTGA